CTAGCGACGCGTCGCCGTTCTACGGCTTCGGCTGGTTCATCGACTCCGCCCAGGGGACGGTGTGGCATGCCGGGGCGACTCCCGGGTTCGAGACGCTCGCGACGATGCGCCCGTCCGACGGCACCGGCGCGGTGGTGCTGGTCAACGGCGGCAGCGGAATCGGGTTCGGCGAGACGACCGAACTCCGCAGCGGCATCACGGCCATCGCGCTCGGGCTCGACTATGACGGCGAGGGATCCCGCTGGTCTCAGAAGGCCCTGTTCATCGGCCTCGCGCTGCTGCCCGTCTTCTACGTGATCAGCATGGTCTGGGCCTGGACCCACCGCACCGCGATCCGCGCCAAGTCGGGTGTCTCCGGGCAGTTCAGTCTGTGGTTCCCGCTGCTGACCACGGTCGTCGCGGCGTGGGTCATGCTGAGTCTGGTGCCGACGATGATGGGGGCGCCGCTGGGCACCGTGGCGCTGTTCCAGCCCGACATGGGGCTGGTGCTCGTCGCAGGCGCCGTGACCGGGGTCGTATGGGCGGTTCTCCGGCTCGTCATCGCGTTCACCGGCAGATCCCGTCGACCCGACACGCCCGCGCCCGACACCGCTCAGGCGGACGCGCACGACGTGCGGTACGCCAGCGGCGTCGCGCCGAAGTGAGACCGGAACGCCCGCGAGAACGCGCTCTGGTCGGAGAAGCCCGTCAGGAACGCGATCTCGCCCAGCGAGTTCTCGGTCTGCACCAGCAGCGCCTCGGCCGCGTCGAGCTGCGCGGCGCGGGCGACGGAGGCGAAGGACACCCCTTCGTCGGCGAGACGCCGGTGCAGCGTCCGCTCGCTCATCCCGAGCCTCCGCGCGATGTGGGCCCGTCGGGGAACGCCGTCCGGCAGCGCGTCGGTCACGGCGGAGTACACCCGGGACTCGAGCGACCGATCCGCGCTCGACCGCTTGAGATCATCCAGTTCGGCCAGGAGGAACGCCGACAGCCCCTCGTCGCCGAGCTGCGTCGGCGTCGCCAGGGTCTCGGGCGTGAACACGATCGCGTTGCCGTCCGCGTCGAAGTCGACCGAGCACCCGAAGAAGGCCTCGTGGTCTGTGGTCGATGCGGGGCCGGGATGGCGGAAGGTGACCAGCTCGGGCCGGATCTCGACGCCCGTGATCCGGCGCAGGACCGATACGACCGCGCCGAGGGCGCACTCGTTGGCCAGCTGCGCACCGCGTCGATGGCTCGGCCGGGACATGACCAGCGTCGGGTGGTCGCCCGGACGCAGCTCGTACTCGAGCGTGTCGCTGAGAACGAGGATGTAGCGGCCGAGTCGGAGCAGGGCTTCGCGGACCGTCGCCGCCGTCTTGAGGCCGAGCCCGAGGGCCCCCAGGTCGTCGGGCTGCAGCAGCGCCGCGTACCGGAGCGGGAGGGTGTGATCGCCGGATGCCGTGACGCGCTCGAGCAGGTCGTAGTAGGCATCGGAGCCGACGATCTCCTTGGCGGCCTCCAGCGGCGAGGCACTCGCCGACAGCCCCACGCTCGCGAGCAGCTCATCGCGGGCCCCGGCGCCGCGCGCTGCGTCGATCACCCGCCGGATGACCGGCCCGCGCACAACACTCACCGCGACTCCCCCGTTCGGACCGAAGCGTAGCGGATCACCCTCCGGCGGGAGGCGCGTGCGCCACCGTGGCCGCGCAGGTCAAGAACGGGGCCGAATCCTCCAATACCGCGGCATCCGCCCCTTCGTAGCTTGGGTCTGGCAAGCACCGGACCGTACGCAGGAGGAATCATGTCGACCACGACGACCGCCGCTCAGCTCGGCACCGAGACCCGGCTTCGCCGGCTCACCCGGATCGCAGGAATGCTGTACCTCGCGATCTTCATCATCTACCCGCTGTCGACGATGCTCGGCAGGGAGGCCCTCGTCGTCCCCGGCGACGCCGCGGCGACCGCCGACGGCATCCGGGCCGCCGAAGGGCTGTTCCGCCTCGGAATGGTGGGCGAGGCATCCATCTTCCTCATCGAGATCGCGCTCGCCGCGGTGCTCTACGTGCTCTTCCGTCCGGTGAGCCGGGCCGGGTCGTTCGCGGCGGCGCTCGCACGCG
This region of Microbacterium thalassium genomic DNA includes:
- a CDS encoding AraC family transcriptional regulator; amino-acid sequence: MSVVRGPVIRRVIDAARGAGARDELLASVGLSASASPLEAAKEIVGSDAYYDLLERVTASGDHTLPLRYAALLQPDDLGALGLGLKTAATVREALLRLGRYILVLSDTLEYELRPGDHPTLVMSRPSHRRGAQLANECALGAVVSVLRRITGVEIRPELVTFRHPGPASTTDHEAFFGCSVDFDADGNAIVFTPETLATPTQLGDEGLSAFLLAELDDLKRSSADRSLESRVYSAVTDALPDGVPRRAHIARRLGMSERTLHRRLADEGVSFASVARAAQLDAAEALLVQTENSLGEIAFLTGFSDQSAFSRAFRSHFGATPLAYRTSCASA